One genomic region from Clostridium saccharobutylicum DSM 13864 encodes:
- the rplJ gene encoding 50S ribosomal protein L10, whose translation MNKNRELKEAKVAEIKEKLEKAKAVVLSKYQGLTVEEDTALRKNLREAGVEYKVYKNTLVTLAAKELGLEGIVEYLEGPVAIAFGYEDVTVAARVLNDFAKTHNKLELKAGVVEGEIYDAAKINQLATIPSKEVLIAKLLGSIKSPISSFARVLSAIADSKGTESAE comes from the coding sequence TAAAAACAGAGAACTTAAAGAAGCAAAAGTTGCTGAAATTAAGGAAAAGTTAGAAAAAGCTAAAGCTGTTGTTCTTAGTAAGTATCAAGGACTAACTGTTGAAGAAGATACTGCTCTTAGAAAGAATTTAAGAGAAGCTGGCGTAGAATATAAAGTATACAAAAATACTTTAGTTACTTTAGCAGCTAAAGAATTAGGCTTAGAAGGTATAGTTGAATATTTAGAAGGACCTGTTGCTATTGCATTCGGTTACGAAGATGTTACAGTAGCAGCAAGAGTACTAAATGATTTTGCTAAAACTCATAACAAGTTAGAATTAAAAGCTGGTGTAGTAGAAGGAGAAATCTACGATGCTGCTAAGATTAACCAACTTGCAACAATTCCATCAAAAGAAGTTCTTATTGCAAAACTTCTTGGAAGTATCAAGTCTCCAATATCAAGCTTTGCACGTGTATTAAGTGCTATTGCTGATAGCAAGGGAACTGAATCTGCAGAATAA
- the rplL gene encoding 50S ribosomal protein L7/L12: protein MTREDIIQAIKEMSVLDLNELVKACEEEFGVSAAAAVVAGGAVAGEAAGGAEKTEFDVVLASAGDNKIKVIKAVREITGLGLKEAKEIVDGAPKTLKEGVSKEEAEDMKAKLAEVGATVEVK from the coding sequence ATGACAAGAGAAGATATAATTCAAGCAATAAAAGAAATGAGCGTTTTAGATTTAAATGAATTAGTAAAGGCTTGTGAAGAAGAATTTGGAGTAAGTGCTGCAGCTGCAGTTGTAGCTGGAGGCGCTGTAGCTGGAGAAGCTGCTGGCGGAGCTGAAAAGACTGAATTTGACGTAGTATTAGCTAGTGCTGGAGATAACAAAATTAAAGTTATCAAAGCTGTTAGAGAAATAACTGGATTAGGATTAAAAGAAGCTAAAGAAATAGTTGATGGAGCTCCTAAAACATTAAAAGAAGGCGTTTCTAAAGAAGAAGCTGAAGACATGAAAGCTAAATTAGCTGAAGTTGGAGCTACTGTAGAAGTTAAATAA